The Sorangiineae bacterium MSr11367 genome window below encodes:
- a CDS encoding class I tRNA ligase family protein, whose product MSIQRLDSSKLQSAYGIRVQSLYPWQGVVEPPFGAAWAVVAPGEQTKHHAHQDAETFFIAKGRGVMRIGDEVYDVQAGDVLYQPPFQSHTLVNTGDAEELLFLTVWWEDLQLWAHERPAPNHRPRRTMVTAAPPTPNGDLHVGHISGPYLAADIHARYLRLRGVDARYISGSDDNQSYVKTNAARLGMGPQASADLLSHDILTTLTEMGIQLDQFVRPNASPHHGRLAQDLFRRLKVHGHLLEKEADSPWCEKCDRYLYEAYIGGRCPHCHAPSGGNICEECGRPNDCADLLEPRCTQCGSAPVFRPTARLFFPLSRWEKPLREFHRKVAMNPSLRSLCEQAMAAGLPDIAVTHVTDWGIPVPVVGYEDQCIFVWCEMAARYLAHARHLSSVEDYWKSDDGNIVQCFGFDNGFFYAVLLPALFMAFDPTLRLPSAYLMNEFYHLDGRKFSTSRRHAIWARELAAQVPADMVRFYLSYTRPEVEATNFTREDFKATCERELVGVWQPWLESLGQRIAADFEGVVPSTGDWTAEHRAFYNRLGELRDAAAASYEASSFSPQRGARVLCELAREAQRFGQAETVWRRVPTRKEERRTAAALELLAAKVLAEIAAPMLPDFAARLWGHLGYSAPLSEHRWEVHLSWVPPGQKTRQLGAASYFTEIT is encoded by the coding sequence ATGAGCATTCAAAGGCTGGATTCGTCCAAATTGCAGTCGGCATACGGGATTCGCGTTCAATCGCTCTATCCATGGCAAGGGGTGGTCGAGCCCCCGTTCGGGGCCGCGTGGGCGGTGGTTGCCCCCGGCGAGCAAACGAAGCACCACGCCCACCAGGACGCGGAGACGTTCTTCATCGCCAAAGGGCGGGGCGTCATGCGCATCGGCGACGAGGTCTACGACGTCCAGGCGGGGGACGTGCTGTACCAGCCGCCGTTTCAATCGCATACGTTGGTCAACACCGGCGATGCGGAGGAGCTGCTCTTCCTGACGGTATGGTGGGAAGATTTGCAATTGTGGGCCCATGAGAGGCCCGCGCCCAACCATCGGCCGCGGCGCACCATGGTCACCGCGGCGCCCCCCACGCCCAATGGCGACTTGCACGTGGGGCACATCTCCGGGCCGTATTTGGCCGCCGACATTCATGCGCGCTACCTGCGGTTGCGCGGCGTCGACGCACGGTACATCTCGGGCAGCGACGACAACCAGAGCTACGTGAAGACCAACGCGGCGCGTCTCGGTATGGGGCCACAAGCGTCGGCCGATTTGCTGTCACACGATATTTTGACGACGTTAACGGAGATGGGCATTCAACTGGACCAATTCGTCCGGCCGAATGCCTCGCCGCATCACGGGCGCCTGGCACAGGACCTATTCCGCAGGCTCAAGGTGCATGGCCATTTGCTGGAAAAGGAAGCCGACTCGCCTTGGTGCGAAAAGTGCGATCGCTATTTGTACGAGGCGTACATCGGCGGGCGCTGCCCGCACTGCCATGCGCCGTCGGGCGGGAACATCTGCGAGGAATGCGGCCGCCCCAACGACTGCGCCGACTTGCTGGAGCCGCGTTGCACGCAATGCGGTAGTGCCCCGGTGTTCAGGCCCACCGCACGACTCTTCTTTCCATTGAGCCGGTGGGAGAAACCGCTGCGGGAATTCCATCGCAAAGTGGCCATGAACCCGAGCCTGCGGTCACTCTGCGAGCAGGCCATGGCGGCGGGGCTGCCCGACATCGCCGTCACCCACGTGACCGATTGGGGCATTCCGGTTCCCGTGGTGGGCTACGAAGATCAATGCATCTTTGTGTGGTGCGAAATGGCGGCACGTTATTTGGCGCACGCCCGCCATCTGTCCAGCGTGGAGGATTACTGGAAATCCGACGACGGGAACATCGTTCAGTGCTTCGGATTCGACAATGGCTTCTTCTACGCCGTCCTTCTGCCGGCGCTCTTCATGGCCTTCGATCCGACGCTGCGCCTTCCGTCGGCGTACTTGATGAACGAGTTTTATCACTTGGACGGGCGCAAATTCTCCACCAGCCGCCGCCACGCCATTTGGGCGCGCGAGCTGGCGGCCCAAGTGCCCGCGGACATGGTGCGCTTTTACCTTTCGTACACCCGGCCCGAAGTGGAAGCGACGAACTTCACCCGCGAGGACTTCAAGGCGACGTGCGAGCGCGAGTTGGTGGGCGTGTGGCAGCCTTGGCTCGAGAGCCTGGGCCAGCGCATCGCCGCCGACTTCGAGGGCGTCGTGCCATCCACCGGCGATTGGACGGCAGAACACCGTGCTTTCTACAATCGACTCGGAGAGCTCCGCGATGCGGCCGCCGCGTCGTACGAAGCCAGCTCCTTCTCACCGCAACGCGGCGCGCGCGTGCTCTGCGAGCTCGCGCGCGAGGCGCAGCGCTTCGGGCAAGCAGAAACGGTGTGGCGGCGGGTACCGACCCGAAAGGAAGAACGGCGCACCGCCGCCGCGCTGGAGTTGCTCGCCGCCAAAGTGCTCGCGGAGATCGCCGCGCCCATGCTTCCCGACTTCGCCGCACGACTCTGGGGCCACCTCGGTTACTCGGCACCGCTCTCCGAGCACCGCTGGGAGGTGCACCTCTCGTGGGTGCCGCCGGGACAGAAGACGCGCCAGCTCGGCGCGGCTTCGTACTTCACCGAGATAACGTAA
- a CDS encoding GNAT family N-acetyltransferase produces MGIKDITIETVTRDNFEKVLPLIADYQRFYGCTPDTERNRTYFSRYLDDHTMGILFAAFDGDEILGFATLYFIPSSLSARTACTFNDLYAVPGERGRSVGPGLGFHALRYASDRGYPNASWLTKPDNLTARKIYDNLGASRSEWIMYEATLAGGYAPSSEGP; encoded by the coding sequence ATGGGCATCAAGGACATCACGATCGAGACCGTCACACGGGACAATTTCGAAAAGGTGTTGCCGCTCATTGCGGATTATCAGCGCTTCTACGGCTGCACGCCGGACACCGAGCGAAATCGCACCTATTTTTCACGGTACTTGGACGACCATACGATGGGCATCCTCTTCGCCGCCTTCGACGGCGACGAAATCCTCGGCTTCGCCACACTGTATTTCATTCCGTCCTCGCTCTCCGCGCGCACGGCATGCACCTTCAATGATCTGTACGCGGTGCCCGGTGAACGGGGCCGATCCGTGGGCCCGGGCCTCGGTTTCCATGCGCTGCGCTACGCCAGCGACCGCGGGTACCCGAATGCCAGCTGGCTCACCAAGCCCGACAACCTGACGGCGCGAAAGATTTACGACAACTTGGGCGCGTCGCGCTCCGAATGGATCATGTACGAAGCGACGCTGGCCGGCGGTTACGCCCCAAGTTCCGAAGGGCCATGA
- a CDS encoding FAD-dependent oxidoreductase, which yields MKAFDVIVLGLGGVGAAAAYHLARREGRRVLGLERFGVAHDRGSSHGETRIFRRSYDHPGYGPLLDRSLEGWQALERHAGHPLFRRTGLVLVSDAAGMNYEPDAGYLLVEESVRAHCDLAREAGAELHFDEPALAWHATEDDGVCVTTPKGRYLGDALVIAGGAWSADLLAALGLPLVVERIPQAWFASSPVWEADAPCFIFDIERGYFFGVPGPVAGRIKVAGRAKRTKVADPTQLDHALARDELEAIGDFIDEHLHGVSRTPLAQSACMCTMTPDEHFIVDAHPAFPQVVFAAGLSGHGYKFVPVLGEALADLATRGTTQLPIDFLRMRDKPC from the coding sequence ATGAAAGCGTTCGACGTCATCGTCCTCGGCCTGGGAGGTGTCGGCGCGGCGGCCGCGTATCATCTCGCGCGGCGCGAAGGCCGGCGCGTTCTCGGGCTCGAGCGCTTTGGCGTTGCACACGATCGCGGAAGCTCGCACGGCGAGACACGCATCTTCCGCCGCTCGTACGATCACCCAGGCTACGGCCCCTTGCTGGATCGCAGCCTCGAAGGCTGGCAGGCGCTCGAACGACACGCCGGCCATCCCCTGTTTCGTCGCACCGGGCTGGTCCTGGTGTCGGACGCCGCGGGCATGAACTACGAGCCCGACGCGGGCTACCTTCTCGTCGAAGAGAGCGTGCGCGCCCACTGCGACTTGGCCCGCGAGGCCGGGGCCGAGCTGCACTTCGACGAGCCGGCCCTGGCGTGGCACGCGACGGAAGACGACGGCGTGTGCGTAACGACGCCGAAGGGCCGCTACCTCGGTGACGCGTTGGTGATCGCCGGCGGTGCGTGGAGCGCCGACCTGCTCGCCGCCCTGGGGTTGCCGCTGGTCGTCGAGCGCATTCCGCAGGCCTGGTTCGCGTCGAGTCCCGTGTGGGAGGCCGACGCGCCTTGCTTCATTTTCGACATCGAGCGCGGTTACTTCTTTGGAGTACCCGGGCCCGTGGCCGGCCGGATCAAGGTCGCGGGAAGGGCCAAGCGCACCAAGGTCGCCGATCCAACGCAGCTCGATCACGCCCTCGCGCGGGACGAGCTCGAGGCCATCGGCGACTTCATCGACGAGCACCTTCACGGCGTATCGCGGACGCCGCTCGCGCAATCGGCGTGCATGTGCACCATGACACCCGACGAGCATTTCATCGTGGACGCGCATCCCGCATTCCCGCAGGTGGTGTTCGCCGCGGGGCTGTCCGGACATGGCTACAAGTTCGTTCCCGTTCTCGGGGAGGCGCTGGCGGACTTGGCCACGCGCGGCACCACCCAGCTTCCAATCGATTTTCTTCGCATGAGGGATAAACCATGTTGA
- a CDS encoding lysine N(6)-hydroxylase/L-ornithine N(5)-oxygenase family protein: MSLILEKGDVYDVVGIGLGPANLALAVALEDEAVKRDGVSLRRLFLDAKPSAAWHPGMLLEGSVLQVSVLKDLATLRNPCSPFTFLNYLKNKGRLLEFLNLRDLYPTRVEFNDYLVWVAQQLHDRVSHGCEVLAIDPVRVEGKIKAVRVTYHDAKTGEAAYRLARNVVLATGGVPSVPDGIQLRPGGRTFHSSQTLQKLKSDYPDTNAPYRFVVVGGGQSGAELFHYLMTHYPNADVTATIRGLSYKPIDDSHFSNEIFHPEMVGYVYDLPDSVRRRVLGHCRDVNYGVVSADLIRRIYNTLYQEKVAGRSRARVRGFLELEQLLETDDVVMTRFRDLTTNEVVTMKADGVLMCTGYEWRLEHPLLRELSPFIEREADGSYKVERNYRVATESGFEAGIFLQGFAEATHGVTETVLSLLSVRAGDIVQSILESQSHAEHLNSANYAFGHTRH; encoded by the coding sequence ATGTCGCTTATTCTCGAAAAAGGCGACGTCTATGACGTCGTAGGAATCGGCCTCGGGCCGGCGAATCTCGCTTTGGCCGTCGCACTCGAAGACGAGGCGGTGAAACGTGATGGCGTAAGTCTTCGGCGTCTATTCCTGGACGCAAAACCGTCCGCCGCATGGCATCCCGGAATGCTGCTCGAAGGGTCGGTATTGCAAGTATCGGTACTGAAGGATCTCGCAACGTTACGAAATCCTTGCAGCCCGTTCACATTTCTCAATTATTTGAAGAACAAGGGCCGTCTTCTCGAGTTTTTGAATCTTCGCGACCTTTATCCCACCCGCGTCGAATTCAACGATTATCTCGTTTGGGTCGCCCAGCAGTTGCACGATCGCGTGAGCCACGGCTGCGAGGTGCTAGCCATCGATCCGGTGCGGGTCGAAGGGAAAATCAAGGCAGTTCGCGTGACGTATCACGACGCCAAGACGGGCGAGGCCGCCTACCGGCTCGCGCGGAACGTGGTGTTGGCCACGGGCGGCGTTCCGTCGGTTCCGGACGGAATTCAGCTTCGCCCCGGCGGGCGTACCTTCCACTCGTCGCAAACGCTGCAAAAGCTCAAATCGGACTATCCGGACACGAATGCCCCCTATCGATTCGTGGTGGTCGGAGGCGGCCAGAGTGGAGCGGAACTATTCCACTATTTGATGACGCACTATCCGAATGCCGACGTGACGGCAACGATCCGTGGACTGTCTTACAAGCCGATCGACGACAGTCACTTTTCCAATGAAATATTCCACCCCGAGATGGTCGGCTATGTCTACGACCTGCCCGATTCCGTCCGCCGCCGGGTGCTGGGGCACTGCAGGGACGTGAACTACGGGGTGGTGAGCGCGGACCTGATCCGCCGCATTTACAATACGCTCTATCAAGAGAAGGTGGCCGGGCGAAGCCGGGCGCGCGTTCGGGGCTTCCTCGAACTGGAGCAGCTTTTGGAGACCGACGACGTGGTCATGACGCGCTTCCGCGATCTGACGACCAACGAAGTGGTCACCATGAAGGCCGACGGTGTTCTCATGTGCACCGGCTACGAATGGCGCTTGGAGCACCCGCTCTTGCGCGAGCTTTCGCCGTTCATCGAGCGCGAGGCGGACGGCAGCTACAAAGTGGAGCGAAATTACCGGGTGGCGACGGAATCGGGGTTCGAGGCCGGCATTTTCCTCCAGGGGTTCGCCGAGGCCACGCACGGCGTCACGGAAACGGTGCTCTCGCTTTTGTCGGTGCGCGCGGGGGACATCGTTCAGTCCATCCTGGAATCGCAGTCGCACGCGGAGCACCTCAACTCGGCCAATTACGCGTTCGGGCACACCCGGCATTGA
- a CDS encoding protein kinase: MTRHDEHEQRARSVDLLEESARLVDDELRQARAQLRPDRRAREGSTFERDDFVAYRYRIVRLVAKGGMGEVYEAHDLELGERIALKVVRQERHEKTRVFEQLKREIFLARKVTHPNVCRIFDVGFHLVARAGGEKRIPFFTMELLQGETLSARLKRVGPLDPREAIGCVLQMIGALGAAHAVGIVHRDFKSANVFLEDAHSTGDTGETADTGQRRRPRVVVTDFGLAKLTLPANTPEFVRTGTGRLRGTPAYMAPEQIECRPVSEATDIYALGVVMYEMLTGVRPFSGDVSLGAAVARLDQPPVPPRTLRKEIDPRLEAIILRCLSRMPADRFASVHDLGVALTSLSRGRRRWSRWSAPALVVCAMAALAAGGIAGRDYLRPIPMAAKSVPSPVGILAEGDGRVRRSLPRLPEAARHYTAGLAAARDLDAISAREHFEHAVALEPGHALSHAELAETYRKLGYGARAAAEAKTAYGLAGPLSREEALLIEGRYDDAIGEWQKAVDVYRTLFEFFPSSVEYGLALARAQERAGKLDEALATVAKLRAVPHAIAPAVDIDEAEAAMAIALSDFRRAEMARLRAATMAEARGAWRSAGQNRYLLAGILAAQGKTEAANEHRREAVAMFERAGDRTSLAAAFLASARECEEEGEFDLALDMYRELQEQHRQAGDMREVALSAYDAFRVLWKQGRLHEALDAVEESVAIGRGIGDPELGGRLIDVADALLNAGDLAGAAAYVQDALDLATRFHNPGLAALAMEVRGDILRQQDDVAGAMRMQKKALDTAQRAGRRSAILWLELDVTELLLDHGTLEAAERAASGLLARTPPHKSLQLASAQLLRARALLGLGHIDRAKAALDRSKDVAPGSRRGDLVLTQRLLDARILAISSPDRIGVALANVEEVIARAHALGFFTMELQARFTAGELERQAGHAERARTRMRELEHDARARGYAYWAKLASAAGRQVG; this comes from the coding sequence ATGACGAGGCACGACGAACACGAGCAACGCGCACGGAGTGTGGACTTGTTGGAGGAGTCTGCCCGTCTGGTGGATGACGAGTTGCGGCAGGCCCGCGCGCAACTCCGTCCCGATCGGCGAGCTCGAGAAGGGAGTACCTTCGAACGCGACGATTTCGTCGCCTATCGCTACCGCATCGTGCGCCTCGTCGCAAAGGGCGGCATGGGCGAGGTGTACGAAGCCCACGACCTCGAGCTGGGGGAGCGGATTGCGCTCAAGGTCGTTCGCCAGGAGCGCCACGAGAAGACGCGCGTCTTCGAGCAGCTCAAACGCGAGATCTTCCTCGCCCGCAAGGTGACGCACCCGAACGTGTGCCGCATCTTCGACGTGGGCTTCCACCTCGTGGCCCGCGCCGGCGGCGAGAAGCGCATTCCGTTTTTCACCATGGAGCTGCTCCAGGGCGAGACCTTGTCCGCGCGTCTGAAGCGCGTCGGGCCGCTGGACCCGCGCGAAGCCATCGGGTGCGTTCTGCAAATGATTGGCGCACTGGGCGCCGCGCACGCAGTGGGCATCGTGCACCGCGATTTCAAGAGCGCGAACGTGTTCCTCGAAGACGCGCATTCCACGGGCGATACGGGCGAGACCGCGGACACGGGGCAGAGGCGGCGGCCCCGGGTCGTGGTCACCGATTTCGGCTTGGCCAAGCTCACCTTGCCGGCGAACACCCCCGAGTTCGTGCGCACCGGGACGGGCCGTCTGCGCGGGACGCCCGCGTACATGGCGCCCGAGCAGATCGAGTGCCGCCCCGTGTCGGAGGCCACGGACATCTACGCGCTGGGCGTGGTCATGTACGAAATGCTCACGGGCGTGCGTCCCTTCTCGGGCGACGTTTCGCTTGGAGCGGCCGTGGCGCGCCTCGATCAGCCGCCGGTGCCGCCGCGCACCCTGCGCAAGGAGATCGACCCTCGCCTCGAGGCCATCATCCTGCGCTGCCTTTCGAGGATGCCGGCGGACCGCTTTGCCAGCGTTCATGACCTCGGTGTTGCGTTGACATCGTTGTCGCGCGGGCGCCGCCGCTGGTCGCGGTGGTCGGCCCCAGCGCTCGTGGTGTGCGCGATGGCTGCGCTGGCGGCCGGTGGGATCGCCGGGCGCGATTACCTTCGCCCCATCCCCATGGCCGCGAAGAGCGTGCCGAGCCCCGTGGGAATTCTCGCCGAAGGGGATGGCCGCGTCCGGCGTTCCCTTCCGCGCCTGCCCGAGGCCGCGCGGCACTACACAGCGGGACTGGCCGCCGCGCGCGATCTCGATGCGATCTCCGCGCGTGAGCACTTCGAGCATGCGGTGGCGCTCGAGCCGGGGCATGCGCTCTCCCATGCCGAGTTGGCCGAGACGTACCGCAAGCTCGGCTACGGTGCGCGCGCCGCCGCCGAGGCGAAAACGGCCTACGGGCTCGCGGGTCCGCTCTCGCGCGAGGAGGCGCTCTTGATCGAGGGGCGCTACGACGACGCCATCGGCGAATGGCAGAAGGCCGTCGACGTGTATCGCACCTTGTTCGAATTTTTCCCCAGCAGCGTCGAATACGGATTGGCCCTCGCGCGCGCGCAGGAACGCGCAGGCAAGCTCGACGAGGCCCTGGCCACGGTGGCCAAGTTGCGCGCGGTGCCGCATGCCATCGCGCCGGCCGTGGACATCGACGAGGCCGAGGCGGCCATGGCTATTGCCCTCTCGGACTTTCGGCGCGCCGAGATGGCTCGGTTGCGCGCAGCGACGATGGCCGAGGCGCGCGGTGCATGGCGCAGCGCCGGTCAGAACCGCTACCTCCTGGCCGGCATTTTGGCCGCCCAAGGAAAGACGGAGGCGGCGAACGAGCACCGGCGCGAAGCCGTGGCCATGTTCGAGCGCGCCGGCGACCGAACGAGCCTCGCGGCCGCGTTCCTTGCGTCTGCGCGCGAGTGCGAAGAGGAGGGCGAGTTCGACCTCGCCCTGGACATGTACCGCGAGCTTCAAGAGCAGCACCGGCAGGCCGGCGACATGCGGGAGGTGGCCCTGTCCGCGTACGACGCGTTCCGCGTTTTGTGGAAGCAGGGGCGGCTCCACGAGGCGCTCGATGCGGTCGAAGAGTCGGTGGCCATCGGGCGCGGTATCGGCGATCCAGAGCTGGGCGGCCGCTTGATCGACGTCGCCGACGCGCTCCTCAACGCGGGCGATCTCGCTGGGGCCGCCGCGTACGTGCAAGATGCACTGGATCTGGCGACGCGGTTTCACAATCCGGGGCTGGCAGCACTCGCCATGGAGGTGCGCGGCGACATCCTCCGTCAACAGGATGACGTCGCAGGTGCGATGCGCATGCAGAAGAAGGCGCTCGACACGGCCCAACGTGCGGGCCGTCGCAGCGCCATTCTCTGGCTGGAGCTCGACGTGACCGAGCTTCTGCTCGACCACGGAACCTTGGAGGCGGCGGAGCGCGCAGCCTCGGGGCTTCTCGCGCGGACGCCTCCGCACAAGAGCCTCCAGCTGGCCAGCGCCCAGTTGCTTCGCGCCCGGGCGCTGCTCGGCCTCGGACACATCGACCGCGCCAAGGCCGCACTCGATCGCTCGAAGGACGTCGCGCCCGGCAGCCGTCGCGGCGATCTCGTGCTCACGCAGCGCCTTCTGGACGCGCGCATCTTGGCCATCTCCTCGCCCGATCGGATCGGGGTTGCCCTGGCCAATGTCGAGGAAGTCATCGCCCGCGCGCACGCCCTCGGTTTCTTCACCATGGAGCTGCAGGCGCGCTTCACCGCGGGCGAACTCGAGCGTCAAGCGGGCCACGCCGAACGCGCACGCACCCGCATGCGCGAACTGGAGCACGATGCGCGCGCCCGCGGGTACGCGTACTGGGCCAAGCTTGCTAGCGCGGCGGGCCGCCAGGTCGGTTGA